Proteins encoded by one window of Arabidopsis thaliana chromosome 2, partial sequence:
- a CDS encoding BTB/POZ domain-containing protein (BTB/POZ domain-containing protein; INVOLVED IN: cell adhesion; LOCATED IN: cellular_component unknown; EXPRESSED IN: 24 plant structures; EXPRESSED DURING: 13 growth stages; CONTAINS InterPro DOMAIN/s: Farnesoic acid 0-methyl transferase (InterPro:IPR022041), BTB/POZ fold (InterPro:IPR011333), Coagulation factor 5/8 type, C-terminal (InterPro:IPR000421), BTB/POZ (InterPro:IPR013069), BTB/Kelch-associated (InterPro:IPR011705), Kelch related (InterPro:IPR013089), BTB/POZ-like (InterPro:IPR000210), Galactose-binding domain-like (InterPro:IPR008979); BEST Arabidopsis thaliana protein match is: BTB/POZ/Kelch-associated protein (TAIR:AT2G46260.1); Has 6426 Blast hits to 6100 proteins in 155 species: Archae - 0; Bacteria - 3; Metazoa - 5211; Fungi - 25; Plants - 879; Viruses - 36; Other Eukaryotes - 272 (source: NCBI BLink).) — MVAAKENKFLTVAPFECAWSDDLKFREAGRGCVAFDAFAHNDVTVVFRENVGTQHYHYKKDNSPHYIVIIGSNRNRRLKIQVDGKSVVDEEASDLCRCSLEFQSYWISIYDGLISIGKGRYPFQNLVFKWQDPKPNCNVQYVGLSSWDKHVGYRNVSVFPVTHNHILLWKQVDCREVRGDESGDEKVVEEGTGYDYEQWGLGNFLESWQLSDTVFLVGEEEMDVPAHKVILQASGNFPLRSSDGDVIQLRGVSYPILHALLQYIYTGRTQILESELAPLRDLSSKFEVMSLVRQCEESIDHFKLSKTAFDSCRKVKLLCPISHPLSGFMFPSAFPVDVGKLVKLYSTGEYSDIKIYLSDHSLTFQSHKVILSLWSVAFAKMFTNGMSESHSSTIYLTDVSPEAFKAMMNFMYSGELNMEDTVNFGTELIHLLFLADRFGVVPLHQECCKMLLECLSEDSVCSVLQVVSSISSCKLIEEMCKRKFSMHFDYCTTASLDFVLLDQTTFSDILESADLTVTSEEKILNAVLMWCMKAEESHSWGVIDEMMNYADPKSLFKERLQSLDDLLPHVRFSLLPYELLKRLENSNLSKEIPVFNRLLKEAASFLTSGLISPGNEPISRFQHRRSSFKELQYIRDGDSNGVLHFVGTSYGSHQWVNPVLAKKINITSSSPTSRFTDPKALASKAYAGTSFAGPRMEDGHISSWWVVDLGEEHQLMCNYYTFRQDGSRAFTRFWKFQGSMDGKTWTDLRVHEDDQTMCKAGQFASWPITAANALLPFRFFRLVLTGPTADTSTPWNFCICYLELYGYFR; from the exons ATGGTTGCGGCGAAAGAGAACAAGTTTCTGACAGTGGCACCTTTTGAGTGTGCTTGGAGTGATGATCTGAAGTTCCGGGAAGCGGGAAGAGGTTGTGTTGCGTTTGATGCGTTTGCTCACAATGATGTCACGGTGGTGTTTAGAGAGAATGTGGGGACTCAACATTACCATTATAAGAAAGATAATAGTCCTCACTACATTGTTATCATTGGTAGCAATAGGAATCGTAGGTTGAAGATTCAGGTAGATGGAAAATCTGTGGTCGATGAGGAAGCTTCTGATCTTTGTCGTTGTTCTTTGGAGTTTCAGAGTTACTGGATTAGTATCTATGATGGGTTGATTAGCATTGGTAAAGGTCGGTATCCGTTTCAGAACCTGGTATTTAAGTGGCAAGACCCCAAGCCCAATTGTAATGTTCAGTATGTTGGTCTGAGCAGCTGGGATAAACATGTTGGATATAGAAACGTGAGTGTGTTTCCTGTGACACATAATCATATCTTGCTGTGGAAGCAAGTGGATTGCCGTGAAGTTAGAGGAGATGAGTCTGGTGACGAGAAGGTTGTGGAGGAAGGGACTGGTTATGATTATGAACAATGGGGACTTGGGAATTTCTTGGAGAGTTGGCAATTATCTGACACAGTCTTCCTTGTTGGTGAAGAGGAAATGGATGTCCCTGCTCACAAGGTTATATTACAAGCATCAGGTAATTTTCCTTTGAGATCATCTGATGGGGATGTCATTCAACTTCGTGGAGTGTCGTACCCGATTCTTCATGCTCTTCTTCAATATATCTATACTGGACGAACTCAG ATTTTGGAATCAGAACTTGCTCCATTGCGGGATTTAAGTTCTAAGTTTGAAGTGATGTCATTGGTGAGACAGTGTGAAGAAAGTATAGACCATTTTAAATTGAGCAAAACAGCATTTGACTCCTGCAGAAAAGTCAAACTCTTGTGTCCTATTTCTCACCCGTTATCTGGCTTTATGTTCCCAAGTGCTTTCCCTGTTGATGTTGGGAAGCTGGTAAAGTTGTACTCAACCGGCGAATATAGTGACATAAAAATCTACCTCAGTGACCATAGTCTCACTTTCCAATCCCACAAAGTCATTCTAAGTCTTTGGAGTGTTGCATTTGCAAAG ATGTTTACAAATGGGATGAGTGAAAGCCATTCATCAACGATTTACCTAACCGATGTATCACCAGAAGCATTCAAGGCTATGATGAATTTCATGTATAGTGGAGAGTTGAACATGGAAGACACTGTGAATTTTGGCACCGAGttgattcatcttctctttctagCTGACCGGTTTGGAGTTGTTCCACTTCATCAAGAATGCTGCAAAATGCTCTTGGAGTGCCTCTCAGag GATTCTGTATGCTCAGTTCTCCAAGTGGTTTCGTCTATCTCATCATGTAAACTCATTGAGGAGATGTGCAAGAGGAAGTTCTCCATGCACTTCGACTATTGTACCACTGCAAGTTTGGACTTTGTCTTGTTAGATCAGACCACCTTCAGTGATATTCTTGAG TCTGCAGATCTGACGGTGACATCTGAAGAAAAGATTCTGAATGCTGTTCTCATGTGGTGCATGAAAGCTGAGGAGTCGCACAGTTGGGGAGTAATAGATGAGATGATGAACTATGCTGACCCCAAAAGTTTGTTCAAAGAAAGGCTTCAGTCACTTGATGACCTGTTACCTCATGTACGCTTCTCTTTGTTGCCATATGAGTTACTTAAAAGG TTAGAAAACAGCAACCTAAGCAAAGAAATCCCAGTATTCAATCGTCTT TTGAAGGAGGCTGCTAGCTTCCTAACATCCGGATTGATATCCCCAGGAAATGAACCGAT TTCAAGATTCCAACATCGGAGATCGAGTTTCAAGGAGCTTCAGTACATACGTGATGGGGACAGCAATGGGGTGCTGCACTTTGTGGGTACATCTTATGGTAGTCATCAGTGGGTCAACCCCGTTCTCGCAAAG AAAATCAACATTACATCGAGTAGTCCCACATCCAGATTCACTGATCCAAAGGCTTTGGCTTCAAAAGCCTATGCG GGTACTTCCTTTGCAGGGCCTAGGATGGAAGACGGCCATATATCATCCTGGTGGGTGGTGGACTTAGGCGAAGAACATCAG CTTATGTGCAACTATTACACCTTCAGACAAGACGGATCAAGAGCATTCACAAGATTCTGGAAGTTTCAG GGATCGATGGATGGGAAAACATGGACAGACTTGAGAGTCCATGAGGATGACCAAACAATGTGCAAGGCCGGTCAGTTTGCATCATGGCCAATCACCGCAGCAAATGCATTACTCCCCTTTAGGTTTTTCAGGCTGGTTCTGACCGGTCCAACTGCAGATACATCAACTCCGTGGAACTTTTGCATTTGCTACTTGGAGCTCTACGGTTACTTCCGTTGA
- a CDS encoding BTB/POZ domain-containing protein (BTB/POZ domain-containing protein; INVOLVED IN: cell adhesion; LOCATED IN: cellular_component unknown; EXPRESSED IN: 24 plant structures; EXPRESSED DURING: 13 growth stages; CONTAINS InterPro DOMAIN/s: Coagulation factor 5/8 type, C-terminal (InterPro:IPR000421), Farnesoic acid 0-methyl transferase (InterPro:IPR022041), BTB/POZ (InterPro:IPR013069), BTB/Kelch-associated (InterPro:IPR011705), BTB/POZ fold (InterPro:IPR011333), Kelch related (InterPro:IPR013089), BTB/POZ-like (InterPro:IPR000210), Galactose-binding domain-like (InterPro:IPR008979); BEST Arabidopsis thaliana protein match is: BTB/POZ domain-containing protein (TAIR:AT1G21780.2).), which produces MVAAKENKFLTVAPFECAWSDDLKFREAGRGCVAFDAFAHNDVTVVFRENVGTQHYHYKKDNSPHYIVIIGSNRNRRLKIQVDGKSVVDEEASDLCRCSLEFQSYWISIYDGLISIGKGRYPFQNLVFKWQDPKPNCNVQYVGLSSWDKHVGYRNVSVFPVTHNHILLWKQVDCREVRGDESGDEKVVEEGTGYDYEQWGLGNFLESWQLSDTVFLVGEEEMDVPAHKVILQASGNFPLRSSDGDVIQLRGVSYPILHALLQYIYTGRTQILESELAPLRDLSSKFEVMSLVRQCEESIDHFKLSKTAFDSCRKVKLLCPISHPLSGFMFPSAFPVDVGKLVKLYSTGEYSDIKIYLSDHSLTFQSHKVILSLWSVAFAKMFTNGMSESHSSTIYLTDVSPEAFKAMMNFMYSGELNMEDTVNFGTELIHLLFLADRFGVVPLHQECCKMLLECLSEWVAVSSLLKLKEKRNEIPHSNYRVKRILILCHVYITCRDGVPFWKKDSVCSVLQVVSSISSCKLIEEMCKRKFSMHFDYCTTASLDFVLLDQTTFSDILESADLTVTSEEKILNAVLMWCMKAEESHSWGVIDEMMNYADPKSLFKERLQSLDDLLPHVRFSLLPYELLKRLENSNLSKEIPVFNRLLKEAASFLTSGLISPGNEPISRFQHRRSSFKELQYIRDGDSNGVLHFVGTSYGSHQWVNPVLAKKINITSSSPTSRFTDPKALASKAYAGTSFAGPRMEDGHISSWWVVDLGEEHQLMCNYYTFRQDGSRAFTRFWKFQGSMDGKTWTDLRVHEDDQTMCKAGQFASWPITAANALLPFRFFRLVLTGPTADTSTPWNFCICYLELYGYFR; this is translated from the exons ATGGTTGCGGCGAAAGAGAACAAGTTTCTGACAGTGGCACCTTTTGAGTGTGCTTGGAGTGATGATCTGAAGTTCCGGGAAGCGGGAAGAGGTTGTGTTGCGTTTGATGCGTTTGCTCACAATGATGTCACGGTGGTGTTTAGAGAGAATGTGGGGACTCAACATTACCATTATAAGAAAGATAATAGTCCTCACTACATTGTTATCATTGGTAGCAATAGGAATCGTAGGTTGAAGATTCAGGTAGATGGAAAATCTGTGGTCGATGAGGAAGCTTCTGATCTTTGTCGTTGTTCTTTGGAGTTTCAGAGTTACTGGATTAGTATCTATGATGGGTTGATTAGCATTGGTAAAGGTCGGTATCCGTTTCAGAACCTGGTATTTAAGTGGCAAGACCCCAAGCCCAATTGTAATGTTCAGTATGTTGGTCTGAGCAGCTGGGATAAACATGTTGGATATAGAAACGTGAGTGTGTTTCCTGTGACACATAATCATATCTTGCTGTGGAAGCAAGTGGATTGCCGTGAAGTTAGAGGAGATGAGTCTGGTGACGAGAAGGTTGTGGAGGAAGGGACTGGTTATGATTATGAACAATGGGGACTTGGGAATTTCTTGGAGAGTTGGCAATTATCTGACACAGTCTTCCTTGTTGGTGAAGAGGAAATGGATGTCCCTGCTCACAAGGTTATATTACAAGCATCAGGTAATTTTCCTTTGAGATCATCTGATGGGGATGTCATTCAACTTCGTGGAGTGTCGTACCCGATTCTTCATGCTCTTCTTCAATATATCTATACTGGACGAACTCAG ATTTTGGAATCAGAACTTGCTCCATTGCGGGATTTAAGTTCTAAGTTTGAAGTGATGTCATTGGTGAGACAGTGTGAAGAAAGTATAGACCATTTTAAATTGAGCAAAACAGCATTTGACTCCTGCAGAAAAGTCAAACTCTTGTGTCCTATTTCTCACCCGTTATCTGGCTTTATGTTCCCAAGTGCTTTCCCTGTTGATGTTGGGAAGCTGGTAAAGTTGTACTCAACCGGCGAATATAGTGACATAAAAATCTACCTCAGTGACCATAGTCTCACTTTCCAATCCCACAAAGTCATTCTAAGTCTTTGGAGTGTTGCATTTGCAAAG ATGTTTACAAATGGGATGAGTGAAAGCCATTCATCAACGATTTACCTAACCGATGTATCACCAGAAGCATTCAAGGCTATGATGAATTTCATGTATAGTGGAGAGTTGAACATGGAAGACACTGTGAATTTTGGCACCGAGttgattcatcttctctttctagCTGACCGGTTTGGAGTTGTTCCACTTCATCAAGAATGCTGCAAAATGCTCTTGGAGTGCCTCTCAGag TGGGTTGCGGTTTCAAGCCTTCTgaaactaaaagagaaaagaaacgaAATACCACATTCAAACTACAGAgtaaaaagaatattaatattGTGTCATGTATATATTACATGCAGGGATGGCGTTCCGTTTTGGAAGAAG GATTCTGTATGCTCAGTTCTCCAAGTGGTTTCGTCTATCTCATCATGTAAACTCATTGAGGAGATGTGCAAGAGGAAGTTCTCCATGCACTTCGACTATTGTACCACTGCAAGTTTGGACTTTGTCTTGTTAGATCAGACCACCTTCAGTGATATTCTTGAG TCTGCAGATCTGACGGTGACATCTGAAGAAAAGATTCTGAATGCTGTTCTCATGTGGTGCATGAAAGCTGAGGAGTCGCACAGTTGGGGAGTAATAGATGAGATGATGAACTATGCTGACCCCAAAAGTTTGTTCAAAGAAAGGCTTCAGTCACTTGATGACCTGTTACCTCATGTACGCTTCTCTTTGTTGCCATATGAGTTACTTAAAAGG TTAGAAAACAGCAACCTAAGCAAAGAAATCCCAGTATTCAATCGTCTT TTGAAGGAGGCTGCTAGCTTCCTAACATCCGGATTGATATCCCCAGGAAATGAACCGAT TTCAAGATTCCAACATCGGAGATCGAGTTTCAAGGAGCTTCAGTACATACGTGATGGGGACAGCAATGGGGTGCTGCACTTTGTGGGTACATCTTATGGTAGTCATCAGTGGGTCAACCCCGTTCTCGCAAAG AAAATCAACATTACATCGAGTAGTCCCACATCCAGATTCACTGATCCAAAGGCTTTGGCTTCAAAAGCCTATGCG GGTACTTCCTTTGCAGGGCCTAGGATGGAAGACGGCCATATATCATCCTGGTGGGTGGTGGACTTAGGCGAAGAACATCAG CTTATGTGCAACTATTACACCTTCAGACAAGACGGATCAAGAGCATTCACAAGATTCTGGAAGTTTCAG GGATCGATGGATGGGAAAACATGGACAGACTTGAGAGTCCATGAGGATGACCAAACAATGTGCAAGGCCGGTCAGTTTGCATCATGGCCAATCACCGCAGCAAATGCATTACTCCCCTTTAGGTTTTTCAGGCTGGTTCTGACCGGTCCAACTGCAGATACATCAACTCCGTGGAACTTTTGCATTTGCTACTTGGAGCTCTACGGTTACTTCCGTTGA
- a CDS encoding BTB/POZ domain-containing protein encodes MVAAKENKFLTVAPFECAWSDDLKFREAGRGCVAFDAFAHNDVTVVFRENVGTQHYHYKKDNSPHYIVIIGSNRNRRLKIQVDGKSVVDEEASDLCRCSLEFQSYWISIYDGLISIGKGRYPFQNLVFKWQDPKPNCNVQYVGLSSWDKHVGYRNVSVFPVTHNHILLWKQVDCREVRGDESGDEKVVEEGTGYDYEQWGLGNFLESWQLSDTVFLVGEEEMDVPAHKVILQASGNFPLRSSDGDVIQLRGVSYPILHALLQYIYTGRTQILESELAPLRDLSSKFEVMSLVRQCEESIDHFKLSKTAFDSCRKVKLLCPISHPLSGFMFPSAFPVDVGKLVKLYSTGEYSDIKIYLSDHSLTFQSHKVILSLWSVAFAKMFTNGMSESHSSTIYLTDVSPEAFKAMMNFMYSGELNMEDTVNFGTELIHLLFLADRFGVVPLHQECCKMLLECLSEDSVCSVLQVVSSISSCKLIEEMCKRKFSMHFDYCTTASLDFVLLDQTTFSDILESADLTVTSEEKILNAVLMWCMKAEESHSWGVIDEMMNYADPKSLFKERLQSLDDLLPHVRFSLLPYELLKRLENSNLSKEIPVFNRLLKEAASFLTSGLISPGNEPISRFQHRRSSFKELQYIRDGDSNGVLHFVGTSYGSHQWVNPVLAKKINITSSSPTSRFTDPKALASKAYAGTSFAGPRMEDGHISSWWVVDLGEEHQVSSITSLSTYSVLIKTQTV; translated from the exons ATGGTTGCGGCGAAAGAGAACAAGTTTCTGACAGTGGCACCTTTTGAGTGTGCTTGGAGTGATGATCTGAAGTTCCGGGAAGCGGGAAGAGGTTGTGTTGCGTTTGATGCGTTTGCTCACAATGATGTCACGGTGGTGTTTAGAGAGAATGTGGGGACTCAACATTACCATTATAAGAAAGATAATAGTCCTCACTACATTGTTATCATTGGTAGCAATAGGAATCGTAGGTTGAAGATTCAGGTAGATGGAAAATCTGTGGTCGATGAGGAAGCTTCTGATCTTTGTCGTTGTTCTTTGGAGTTTCAGAGTTACTGGATTAGTATCTATGATGGGTTGATTAGCATTGGTAAAGGTCGGTATCCGTTTCAGAACCTGGTATTTAAGTGGCAAGACCCCAAGCCCAATTGTAATGTTCAGTATGTTGGTCTGAGCAGCTGGGATAAACATGTTGGATATAGAAACGTGAGTGTGTTTCCTGTGACACATAATCATATCTTGCTGTGGAAGCAAGTGGATTGCCGTGAAGTTAGAGGAGATGAGTCTGGTGACGAGAAGGTTGTGGAGGAAGGGACTGGTTATGATTATGAACAATGGGGACTTGGGAATTTCTTGGAGAGTTGGCAATTATCTGACACAGTCTTCCTTGTTGGTGAAGAGGAAATGGATGTCCCTGCTCACAAGGTTATATTACAAGCATCAGGTAATTTTCCTTTGAGATCATCTGATGGGGATGTCATTCAACTTCGTGGAGTGTCGTACCCGATTCTTCATGCTCTTCTTCAATATATCTATACTGGACGAACTCAG ATTTTGGAATCAGAACTTGCTCCATTGCGGGATTTAAGTTCTAAGTTTGAAGTGATGTCATTGGTGAGACAGTGTGAAGAAAGTATAGACCATTTTAAATTGAGCAAAACAGCATTTGACTCCTGCAGAAAAGTCAAACTCTTGTGTCCTATTTCTCACCCGTTATCTGGCTTTATGTTCCCAAGTGCTTTCCCTGTTGATGTTGGGAAGCTGGTAAAGTTGTACTCAACCGGCGAATATAGTGACATAAAAATCTACCTCAGTGACCATAGTCTCACTTTCCAATCCCACAAAGTCATTCTAAGTCTTTGGAGTGTTGCATTTGCAAAG ATGTTTACAAATGGGATGAGTGAAAGCCATTCATCAACGATTTACCTAACCGATGTATCACCAGAAGCATTCAAGGCTATGATGAATTTCATGTATAGTGGAGAGTTGAACATGGAAGACACTGTGAATTTTGGCACCGAGttgattcatcttctctttctagCTGACCGGTTTGGAGTTGTTCCACTTCATCAAGAATGCTGCAAAATGCTCTTGGAGTGCCTCTCAGag GATTCTGTATGCTCAGTTCTCCAAGTGGTTTCGTCTATCTCATCATGTAAACTCATTGAGGAGATGTGCAAGAGGAAGTTCTCCATGCACTTCGACTATTGTACCACTGCAAGTTTGGACTTTGTCTTGTTAGATCAGACCACCTTCAGTGATATTCTTGAG TCTGCAGATCTGACGGTGACATCTGAAGAAAAGATTCTGAATGCTGTTCTCATGTGGTGCATGAAAGCTGAGGAGTCGCACAGTTGGGGAGTAATAGATGAGATGATGAACTATGCTGACCCCAAAAGTTTGTTCAAAGAAAGGCTTCAGTCACTTGATGACCTGTTACCTCATGTACGCTTCTCTTTGTTGCCATATGAGTTACTTAAAAGG TTAGAAAACAGCAACCTAAGCAAAGAAATCCCAGTATTCAATCGTCTT TTGAAGGAGGCTGCTAGCTTCCTAACATCCGGATTGATATCCCCAGGAAATGAACCGAT TTCAAGATTCCAACATCGGAGATCGAGTTTCAAGGAGCTTCAGTACATACGTGATGGGGACAGCAATGGGGTGCTGCACTTTGTGGGTACATCTTATGGTAGTCATCAGTGGGTCAACCCCGTTCTCGCAAAG AAAATCAACATTACATCGAGTAGTCCCACATCCAGATTCACTGATCCAAAGGCTTTGGCTTCAAAAGCCTATGCG GGTACTTCCTTTGCAGGGCCTAGGATGGAAGACGGCCATATATCATCCTGGTGGGTGGTGGACTTAGGCGAAGAACATCAGGTCTCCTCCATAACTTCTCTTTCTACATACTCTGTTCTCATAAAGACACAAACGGTCTAA
- a CDS encoding F-box/LRR protein (BEST Arabidopsis thaliana protein match is: F-box and associated interaction domains-containing protein (TAIR:AT2G43445.1); Has 51 Blast hits to 50 proteins in 3 species: Archae - 0; Bacteria - 0; Metazoa - 0; Fungi - 0; Plants - 51; Viruses - 0; Other Eukaryotes - 0 (source: NCBI BLink).), with protein sequence MRFKILALDLHTEQFRDVPTPPTPREPSELVNLEDRLALVKTYYGVSHWEVRIWSLDPQEDTWTKTYSFCLFPRALHPWIWRLWCRPVTVSKQGNLFFHDSEKRLFKYNPETNEVHFIAADIRVLSHFVENMVPLRHSDSAPKIVTYPSTHHLPPDSWMSKCFKRFERFPNILLTTTLVAFVIFRFSSRS encoded by the coding sequence ATGCGTTTCAAGATTCTAGCTCTGGATCTTCACACTGAACAGTTTCGTGATGTCCCAACACCGCCCACACCCCGGGAACCGAGCGAGCTAGTTAACCTTGAAGATCGTCTAGCCTTGGTTAAAACATATTATGGAGTTTCTCATTGGGAAGTAAGGATATGGAGCTTGGATCCACAGGAAGATACATGGACCAAGACGTACTCATTTTGTTTATTCCCTAGAGCTCTTCACCCTTGGATATGGAGGTTGTGGTGTAGACCAGTGACAGTTTCTAAGCAAGGGAATCTTTTCTTCCATGACAGTGAAAAGAGGCTGTTCAAATATAATCCAGAAACAAACGAAGTCCATTTTATCGCTGCAGACATTCGTGTTTTATCTCATTTCGTAGAGAATATGGTTCCACTTCGACATTCGGATTCTGCTCCAAAGATTGTGACATACCCTTCTACACATCATTTGCCGCCGGACTCATGGATGTCCAAATGCTTTAAAAGATTCGAGCGGTTCCCAAACATTTTGCTTACCACAACTCTTGTGGCTTTTGTCATTTTTCGCTTTTCGTCTAGGTCTTGA